In the Carboxydothermus hydrogenoformans Z-2901 genome, TCTCATCCACCGGCGGGATGGATTTAGAGCGGCGAAGGTTATTCAGGAGCGGGCTAAAGCTAATCCCAAGATTGAGTTTGTTTTAAACACGGTGGTGGAGGAAATCGCCGGAGAGCGAAAGGTTGAAAAAGTGATAGTGAAAAATGTCCAGACCGGGGAAAAGTCCGAGATTCTCGTTGACGGTGTGTTTATTTATGTGGGTCTAAAACCGAACACCGCTTTTTTGGAAGGCTTTTTGGAGCTGGAAAACGGCTATATAAAAACCGATGAAAATATGGCTACCGCTATTCCCGGGTTATTTGCAGCGGGTGACGTGCGGCTAAAAGACCTGCGTCAGGTAGTTACCGCTGTTGCTGATGGAGCTCAGGCTGCGGTAGCGGCGGAAAAGTATCTGGAGGGAAATAAATAGCCGTGGAAGTAATAAAAGTTAGCAGCTCAAGAAAAATTGAGCTAATTGATATCACAGCCAGAGTAGCTGAGAAAGTTTGTAATTTTCCCGAAGCAAAGGCCCTAATGCTTTTTGTTCCTCACACTACCGCCGGGATTTTAATTAATGAAAATGCCGATCCCGATGTCAAAAGGGACTTAGAAATGTATTTTGCGAAAGTTGTTCCTGAACTTCCCTTTCGGCACTTCGAGGGAAACTCCCCGGCTCACATCCTGTCTTCTTTAGTGGGGGTATCGTTGTATGTGCCAATCAATCAGGGAAAGCTTGGTCTTGGAACCTGGCAGGGGATTTACTTTGCGGAATTTGATGGCCCCCGGGAGCGCAAGGTTTACTTAACTCCAGTTTAAAATTTTAAATAAAAAAGCCGCAAAACCCATGAAGGTTTTGCGGCTTTTAAAATATATATAGAGAAAAGGGAGAGGAGATTAGGCTTCGATATAAGTATAACCAAAAACCCCTGAGGATAAACAGTAAAAGTCGGTGAATGGTAAAAAATTAAGTGTAAACGGTAATTAGAAAGATTTAACTGAACAGTATTTACTTTTCAATCGAACATATGTACTATAAAGTAAGGGGGGGATTTTAGTGGAGTTTTTGGCGATAGACCCGGAGCAAAAAGCCATTAAATTATTTCCGGAGGTGAACGTTTTCTGTGGTCCGTATTTTCTTGGTTTAAAACGGGCGTATGAAAAAATTAAAGAGCAGCAGGAAGTAGTGGCACTAACTTACGGGGAGATTTACGAGATTAACCCGGAGGTAGCAACAATTAAGCCAAAAAATGCAGAATAGTGCAATAATACTTACTCAGCAATGGATGAGGTTAATTTTACGAAATTGCAAGCGTGGTGAAAGCCGTGAAGCAAGTCATAACAATACAGGCACGGTTATTTCCAAAGGCAGAGGAGAAAGAGGTATTAGATAACTTAATGCGAAAGTGGAACTCCTGCAAGAGATATGCCTATAACCGGTTGCTTGAAGGAAAAGCCCGAAAAGAACTGAAGAAAGAACTGCAAAGCCTCTTTGGATTGAATTCCAGATATGTAGACGATGCTATTTTTGAAGCTAACGAAATTTTGCAAAGTATCAGAGAACTTGGAGAAAACCCACGCAAGGTTATCTTTGGCGGGAAAGTATTGTTTTATAGACTAAAAAGGAAACATTTAAGCAGTAAGCAAAGGCAAAAGTACAAAAAAGAATGGGAAGATAAACGCAAAGGAACTCTTTTCTCTCGAGGTGATAGGTCCAAGCAAGGTAACTTAAACTTAAGAGTTATTGAAGAAAATGGCCAATTCTTTTTAAGAGTAAATGCAGGTAATAGAAAATGGCTGTTTATAGAACTTAAAAGTTCGCATAAAAAATGGAGAAAGTTTGCAAAAACAATGCTAAATTTCTGTCCTTACAGTGTTCGCCTGCAGAGAAAGAATAATAAATATTATGCTTACATTTCCTTTGAAGACGACTTACCAAATACAGCAATAGATTTCAGCAATGGAGCTATCGGGATAGACTTAAATGCTTTTCCATCCCACATAGCCTGGGCTGAAATAAAAAAAGACGGCACTCTGAAAAGCTTTGGAGAAATCCCCACACCACATCTCTGGGACGGGAGAAAAGAAAAAAGAGATTACTTTGCATGGGTATATGCCAACGAAATTGTAAAATTAGCCCTTGAGAAAAACAAAGGCATCGTAGTAGAAAAGTTAGCGATAAAAGACAAAGGCTACCGGGGAGATTACAAGGGAAGAAAATCCAGAAGGGTAAAGCACGGTTTTAGCTATAGAAAGCTTATTGCCAGAATAAAGACCCTTGCCCAGAGGTACGGTGTAGCCATAAGAGAAGTAAGTCCAGCTTATACAAGCGTGATAGGAATGCTAAAGTATGCACCACAATTCAACCTAACAAAAGATACAGCAGCAGCCTATGTGATAGCCCGAAGAGGATTGGCTTTAAGGGAGAAAATTCCCTTGAAGTATAGAGAGCTTTTGAAAAGCCTGCAAAGCAAGTCACGGTCGGTATCTTCATTAACCGAAGGAAGGAATGAAGGTACTGCGGTAAAGGGGAAAACCTTACCGTACAAACCGTGGCGAGTTTTGCGGGTAGCCCTCCTGACCGGAGCTCTCCTGGACAGGCCATTATATCGTGACCTGTCACCGCTGAAGAGGATGCTCGTAAGCGGTATGGGAGAAGGTGGCTGAAGGCCACGGCCAGTTCCTGCTTCTTGGGGCAGGGGCTATGGCTGTCCCAAATACCGCCAGTTGGGGCTGGGGCAGTCTGAAAGGCGGACAACAAATACCCCAGCCATCTAAACTTGGCAAAAATGCACAGTTTAGATGACCAGGCCAGGAAAACTTTGTCCGGCGCCAAAGTTATTATCAAATATAAGGAAGAGAAAGTTATTGTGGATGCTTTTTATGAACAGTACCAGCACTACTTTGCCGACAAAACAAAGATTACTTTAAAAAATTATTTAACCCCCACCGAATATCGCTTGCTGGTTTTCCTCTGGGAAAACCGGGGCAGAATTGTTTCTAAGGAAGTAATTATGGAAAGGGTTTTAGCGGATTTTGCCGGAGTTAGCGATGAAAGCCTCAAATGGCATTTAAAAAATCTGAGAAAGAAGCTTCGGGATTTGGGATACGAAAATATTATTCTCTGTCATAAAGGTTACGGTTATTCGTTTAATAAGGAAACCCTTTTTAATTTTGAATTTGATTAAAACTCCCTTAAATCCTCCCTTTTTGCTACACGAAAACCTCCCCCGGGCAAAAGTAAATTGCTGGGCGGAGGTGTTTTTATGTCGATAAAGTATAACGAAGTGATCGGCTTTTATCCATGTTTAAAGCCGGGAGTTGGTGAAGGAACGATGGTGGTAATGAAAGGCGGGGATGAGGTGTTTCTCCCGAAAAGTATTAAAAGCTTTCGACGAGAAATATTGTGGTATTATTTTGTGGATTTTAAAGCCTTAAGGAGTATGGCCAGAGCTTTAGGGGAGCCGGTACCTTTGGTTCTGGGGGAACGGGTGTTCGTTCCCTTAAAATTTCGCCACCGTGCTTTTGCCGGGGATTTTTGTTATGGTTATTTTTCTCTGGATGAAATTGTTTTTTGCGGTGGGAAGGGGAAAGCAGCAATTATTTTAAGTTGCGGTAAAAAATATGGTTTAGCTTGCCGGGTAAAAACAGCAACTGCTTCGTTAATAAGGGCAAAAATCTTTCGTTTGGAGATAAGTTTCAGAAAATAAGTTATTTTTTTCACCAGGCAGGAAATTAAAAAAATAAAGAGAAAAATATGAAAATTAAGAATATATATAATATTAGTAAAAAAGATTTAAATTGTATAGTGTATACAAAGTTGATTTTTTATTTTTCAACATAAATTTATTCAGCAAGGAGGGAAGGTAGTGAAACTTTTTGAATACCAGGTAAAGAAAATTATGAGGGAGTTCGGGATTTTAGTTCCCCGGGGTGAGGTTTTTTTTGATTTAGAGCAGGCCAAAAACCATCTGGAAAAAGTTGGCGAAGGAGTAATCAAAGCGCAGGTATTAACCGGTGGCAGGGGTAAAGCCGGGGGGGTAAAAATCTTTTCCAATCCGGCAGAAGGTTTTGAACTGGCGGAAGCTATCTTGAAGATGACCATTAAGGGAGAGAAAGTTCAGGCAATCTTAATTGAAGAGAAAATTCCCATTGAGCAGGAGCTTTATTTATCAATTTTTGTGGATGGACGGATTAAAAAGCCGGTAGTGATTGCTTCAAAAGCGGGTGGCGTGGACATTGAAGAAGTACCGGAAGAGGAAATTTTAAAACTTCCCGTAGACCCGTTAATTGGAGTTAGAAATTATCACGGAAACCTGGTGGCGCAAAAGCTGGGACTTACGGGAGATTTAGGAAAACAGCTTGCTACTTTGTTAATTAACTTATACCGCATTTTTGAAACTTACCAGGCGGAGCTTGTGGAGATAAATCCCCTGGTGATTTCCCGGGAAAAGCTTATCGCCGCCGATGGCAAGATGACGGTGGATGATGATGCGCGTTTTCGCTGGCCCGCGGACCTTCCCTTTAACGAAGAAAAAACCCCGTTGGAAAAAAGAGCCGAGGAAATTGGCGTATCCTTTGTCGAACTGGATGGGGATATAGCGGTGATGGCCAATGGTGCGGGAATTACCATGGCTACTTTGGACTTAATTGCCTATTTTGGCGGAAGGCCAAAGAATTTTATGGATGCCGGTGGTGGGGCTAACGCCGAGCAAATGGCCAAAGCGCTGGACCTTTTAATCTCCACCAATCCCAAGGCAATTTTAATAAATATTTTTGGCGGTATAACCCGTTGTGATGAGGTGGCAAAAGCTTACTTAACGGTGAAACAGGAGAGGGAAATAACGGTGCCGGTGGTGATTCGCCTGGTGGGAACCAATGAAGATATCGGGGTAAAAATGCTTCAGGAGGCGGGAGTGGAAAGCTTTTCTTCCCTGCGGGAAGCGGTGATTAAAGCGGTGGAGCTTGCCAAAGTTGGGGGGGATAATTAGTGGCTATCATTATTACCGAAGAAACGCGGATAGTTGTCCAGGGGATTACGGGTAATCAGGGACGGTTTCATACCGGGAAAATGCTGGAATACGGGAGCAAAGTTGTGGCCGGTGTAAGTCCCGGTAAAGGGGGGACAGAGGTTTTAGGGGTGCCGGTTTTTAATACCGTTTTAGATGCGGTAAAAAATACCGGAGCCAATACCTCGATATTGTTTATCCCTGCGCCCTTTGTTTTGGATGCTGCTCTGGAAGCAATGGAAGCGGGGATTAAAACCATTGTTATTATTAGCGAGCATGTACCCTTACACGATGCTCTGAAAATTATGCGGGTGGCAGAAGCCTACGGAGTTACCGTTGTTGGTCCAAACACTTTTGGAGTTATCTCCCCGGGAATTGCCAAAGTTGGGATTATGCCCAATACCATTTACCAGAAAGGTCCGGTTGGGATCGTGGCCCGAAGCGGTACTTTAAGCTACCAGATTGCTTATGAATTAACCAGGGCGGGTTTGGGTCAATCGACGGTCGTGGGGCTGGGGGGAGATCGAATAGTGGGACTTTCCCTGGCCGAAGTGATCTTAAGCCTTGCCCGGGATGAGGAAACCCAGGGAATTGTGGTGGTGGGTGAAATTGGCGGTACAGCGGAAGAAGAAGCGGCGGAGGTCATTCGCCACATTAATAAGCCGGTAGTGGCTTTTATTGCTGGAAAAACAGCGCCTCCGGGAAAAAGAATGGGGCATGCCGGGGCTATTATTGAGAGGGGGCGGGGCACTTACCAGAGTAAAATTGATGCCCTCTGGAATGCCGGCGCTTTAATTGCGGAAGTGCCCTGGGAAGTGCCGGTGTTAATGAAATCAGCTTTGGTTAAGTAGGAGGGTGTTGGGGATGGCTGTTGAGGAGAAAAAAGTGGTTTTAGACTCGGGGATCGAGGTCAAAACCGTTTACGGCCCCGATGATCTTGCAGGCTTTAACTATCAAGAGAAACTCGGTGAACCGGGGCAGTACCCGTATACCCGGGGCATTCAGCCCAATATGTACCGGGGAAGACTGTGGACGATGCGCCAGTATGCGGGGTTTGGTACTGCCAGGGAAACCAATGCCCGTTTTCACTACCTTTTACAACAGGGGCAGACGGGGTTATCGGTAGCCTTTGATTTACCCACCCAGATTGGCTATGATTCGGACCATGAGCTGGCCCGGGGAGAGGTTGGCAAGGTTGGTGTTGCCGTGGATTCTCTTTTGGATATGGAAGAGCTATTTTCCGGAATACCCCTTGATAAAGTTAGCACCAGCATGACCATTAATGCACCGGCGGCGGTTTTACTGGCGATGTATATTGCGTTAGCCAAAAAGCAGGGAGTGGACCCCAAAAATTTAAACGGCACCATCCAAAACGATATTTTAAAGGAGTATGTGGCCCGGGGAACGTATATTTTTCCGCCGGAACCATCTATGCGGATTATTACCGATATTTTTGCCTTTTGTAAAAAAGAAGTACCCAAGTGGAATACCATTAGTATTTCCGGCTACCATATCCGGGAAGCGGGCGCGACTGCCGTGCAGGAGTTAGCCTTTACCATCGCCAACGGAAT is a window encoding:
- a CDS encoding secondary thiamine-phosphate synthase enzyme YjbQ, whose protein sequence is MEVIKVSSSRKIELIDITARVAEKVCNFPEAKALMLFVPHTTAGILINENADPDVKRDLEMYFAKVVPELPFRHFEGNSPAHILSSLVGVSLYVPINQGKLGLGTWQGIYFAEFDGPRERKVYLTPV
- a CDS encoding IS200/IS605 family accessory protein TnpB-related protein; its protein translation is MKQVITIQARLFPKAEEKEVLDNLMRKWNSCKRYAYNRLLEGKARKELKKELQSLFGLNSRYVDDAIFEANEILQSIRELGENPRKVIFGGKVLFYRLKRKHLSSKQRQKYKKEWEDKRKGTLFSRGDRSKQGNLNLRVIEENGQFFLRVNAGNRKWLFIELKSSHKKWRKFAKTMLNFCPYSVRLQRKNNKYYAYISFEDDLPNTAIDFSNGAIGIDLNAFPSHIAWAEIKKDGTLKSFGEIPTPHLWDGRKEKRDYFAWVYANEIVKLALEKNKGIVVEKLAIKDKGYRGDYKGRKSRRVKHGFSYRKLIARIKTLAQRYGVAIREVSPAYTSVIGMLKYAPQFNLTKDTAAAYVIARRGLALREKIPLKYRELLKSLQSKSRSVSSLTEGRNEGTAVKGKTLPYKPWRVLRVALLTGALLDRPLYRDLSPLKRMLVSGMGEGG
- a CDS encoding helix-turn-helix domain-containing protein; this encodes MHSLDDQARKTLSGAKVIIKYKEEKVIVDAFYEQYQHYFADKTKITLKNYLTPTEYRLLVFLWENRGRIVSKEVIMERVLADFAGVSDESLKWHLKNLRKKLRDLGYENIILCHKGYGYSFNKETLFNFEFD
- the sucC gene encoding ADP-forming succinate--CoA ligase subunit beta, yielding MKLFEYQVKKIMREFGILVPRGEVFFDLEQAKNHLEKVGEGVIKAQVLTGGRGKAGGVKIFSNPAEGFELAEAILKMTIKGEKVQAILIEEKIPIEQELYLSIFVDGRIKKPVVIASKAGGVDIEEVPEEEILKLPVDPLIGVRNYHGNLVAQKLGLTGDLGKQLATLLINLYRIFETYQAELVEINPLVISREKLIAADGKMTVDDDARFRWPADLPFNEEKTPLEKRAEEIGVSFVELDGDIAVMANGAGITMATLDLIAYFGGRPKNFMDAGGGANAEQMAKALDLLISTNPKAILINIFGGITRCDEVAKAYLTVKQEREITVPVVIRLVGTNEDIGVKMLQEAGVESFSSLREAVIKAVELAKVGGDN
- the sucD gene encoding succinate--CoA ligase subunit alpha, coding for MAIIITEETRIVVQGITGNQGRFHTGKMLEYGSKVVAGVSPGKGGTEVLGVPVFNTVLDAVKNTGANTSILFIPAPFVLDAALEAMEAGIKTIVIISEHVPLHDALKIMRVAEAYGVTVVGPNTFGVISPGIAKVGIMPNTIYQKGPVGIVARSGTLSYQIAYELTRAGLGQSTVVGLGGDRIVGLSLAEVILSLARDEETQGIVVVGEIGGTAEEEAAEVIRHINKPVVAFIAGKTAPPGKRMGHAGAIIERGRGTYQSKIDALWNAGALIAEVPWEVPVLMKSALVK